A window from Piliocolobus tephrosceles isolate RC106 unplaced genomic scaffold, ASM277652v3 unscaffolded_34064, whole genome shotgun sequence encodes these proteins:
- the LOC113222733 gene encoding CMP-N-acetylneuraminate-beta-galactosamide-alpha-2,3-sialyltransferase 4: MVSKSRWKLLAMLALVLVVMVLYSISREERYIELFYFPIPEKKEPCLQGEAERKASKLFGNYSRDQPIFLQLKDYFWVKTPSAYKLPYGTKGTEDLLLRVLAITSSSIPENIQSLRCRRCVVVGNGHRLRNSSLGDAINKYDVVIRLNNAPVAGYEGDVGSKTTMRLFYPESAHFDPKVENNPDTLLVLVAFKAMDFHWIETILSDKKRVRKGFWKQPPLIWDVNPKQIRILNPFFMEITADKLLSLPMQQPRKIKQVMLGSRVRRLGSWVGCRRDIPMGLGSRGRTP, encoded by the exons ATGGTCAGCAAGTCCC GCTGGAAACTCCTGGCCATGTTGGCTCTGGTCCTGGTCGTCATGGTGTTGTATTCCATCTCCCGGGAAGAGAGGTACATCGAGCT tttttattttcccaTCCCAGAGAAGAAGGAGCCGTGCCTCCAGGGTGAGGCAGAGAGGAAGGCCTCTAAGCTCTTTGGCAA CTACTCCCGGGATCAGCCCATCTTCCTGCAGCTTAAGGATTATTTCTGGGTCAAGACGCCATCTGCTTACAAGCTGCCCTATGGGACCAAGGGGACTG AGGACCTGCTCCTCCGGGTGCTAGCCATCACCAGTTCCTCTATCCCCGAGAACATCCAGAG CCTCAGGTGCCGCCGCTGCGTGGTCGTGGGGAACGGGCACCGGCTGCGGAACAGCTCACTAGGAGATGCCATCAACAAGTACGATGTGGTCATCAG aTTGAACAATGCCCCAGTGGCTGGCTATGAGGGTGACGTGGGCTCCAAGACCACCATGCGTCTCTTCTACCCTGAATCTGCCCACTTCGACCCCAAAGTAGAAAACAACCCAGACACACTCCTCGTCCTGGTGGCTTTCAAGGCAATGGACTTCCActggattgagaccatcctgagtgATAAGAAGCGG GTGCGAAAGGGTTTCTGGAAACAGCCTCCCCTCATCTGGGATGTCAACCCTAAACAGATTCGGATTCTCAACCCCTTCTTCATGGAGATTACAGCTGACAAACTGCTGAGCCTGCCAATGCAACAGCCACGGAAGATTAAGCAGGTGATGCTGGGAAGTCGGGTCCGAAGGCTAGGGTCCTGGGTGGGATGTAGGAGGGACATTCCTATGGGCTTAGGAAGCCGTGGAAGGACCCCATAA